A genomic window from Aricia agestis chromosome 8, ilAriAges1.1, whole genome shotgun sequence includes:
- the LOC121729345 gene encoding UPF0605 protein CG18335 — MALDLVSIAQPHYIPGYTGHCPEYKYRIGDTYGSTTHKILLDPSVNHSERLVLADRTADDFQVYRPPQEDIDILNARFRNGDPVYKHPMVPGYEGFLPKLNSHFGQRYTVAATEALSEFQKAQLDQRAARNQLERVVDLQAGKGQPWDLADKFAATAEFKLPLMVVRPECAGILRDLPLDEPKLSPPSHSISPYFMDNDDAEKYIKKGTAAHVPYGYQRFGEPSKKLTNSALCDFTSNYRRRQSTEWAPVNVVKPDPPLSISPTEIYHKHVGMVPNYAGHVPGETFRLGKTYGNDTRDAKRWLRADYIS, encoded by the exons ATGGCTTTAGATTTAGTAAGCATAGCTCAGCCTCATTACATCCCTGG CTACACGGGCCACTGTCCGGAGTACAAGTACCGTATCGGGGACACGTACGGGTCCACCACACACAAGATCCTGCTGGACCCCAGCGTCAACCACTCCGAGCGGCTCGTGCTGGCTGACCGCACCGCTGATGACTTCCAG GTATACCGCCCACCGCAAGAAGACATCGACATCTTGAACGCGAGGTTTCGCAATGGCGACCCAGTGTACAAGCACCCAATGGTGCCGGGATATGAAG GGTTTTTGCCGAAGTTGAACAGCCACTTCGGGCAACGGTACACGGTGGCCGCTACTGAAGCTCTCTCGGAGTTCCAGAAGGCCCAGCTCGATCAGCGAGCAGCCAGGAACCAGCTGGAGAGGGTGGTGGACCTGCAGGCTGGGAAGGGCCAACCCTGGGACTTGGCGGATAAGTTT GCGGCCACAGCGGAGTTTAAGCTGCCTCTTATGGTGGTAAGGCCGGAATGTGCTGGAATACTGCGGGATTTGCCACTGGACGAGCCGAAGCTATCCCCACCTTCGCACTCTATCAGCCCCTACTTTATGGACAATGATGATGCTGAGAAATACATCAAGAAAG GAACTGCAGCTCATGTTCCGTACGGATATCAAAGATTTGGTGAACCCTCCAAAAAGTTAACAAATTCGGCTCTTTGTGACTTTACATCAAATTACCGGAGAAGACAAAGTACTGAATGGGCGCCTGTAAACGTTGTCAA ACCCGACCCACCCCTATCCATAAGCCCGACGGAAATCTATCATAAACACGTCGGCATGGTGCCCAACTACGCAGGGCATGTGCCTGGAGAGACGTTCAG ACTTGGCAAGACCTACGGCAACGATACTCGTGACGCAAAAAGATGGCTCCGCGCTGACTACATATCGTAA
- the LOC121729340 gene encoding elongator complex protein 3 — MTKKKPMPNLSKEEKMVLVISEIIQELLIAHRQGKDVNLNKMKTRISSKYGLGTSPRLVDIIAAVPAESKSILLPKLKAKPIRTASGIAVVAVMCKPHRCPHINFTGNICVYCPGGPDSDFEYSTQSYTGYEPTSMRAIRARYNPYLQTRHRVEQLKQLGHSVDKVEFIVMGGTFMSLPEDYRDYFIRNLHDALSGHTSSCVAEAVKYSERAKTKCIGITIETRPDYCLQRHMSDMLNYGCTRLEIGVQSVYEDIARDTNRGHTVKAVCENFNLAKDAGYKIVAHMMPDLPNVDFERDVEQFIEFFENPAFRADGLKIYPTLVIRGTGLYELWKTGRYRSYPPSTLVDLIAKILALVPPWTRVYRVQRDIPMPLVSSGVEHGNLRELALARMADLGTDCRDVRTREVGIQEIHNKVRPYEVELIRRDYVANGGWETFLSYEDPDQDILVGLLRLRKCAKDTYRPELKPGPNSNFKQCSIVRELHVYGSVVPVNARDPTKFQHQGFGMLLMEEAERIAREEHGSDKIAVISGVGTRNYYAKIGYHLEGPYMVKML; from the exons ATGACGAAAAAGAAACCGATGCCGAATTTATCGAAGGAGGAGAAAATGGTGCTAGTTATATCTGAAATAATACAGGAGCTACTTATCGCTCACCGACAGGGCAAAGATGTTAACCTCAACAAGATGAAAACACGGATCTCGTCCAAGTACGGACTCGGGACTTCGCCTCGGCTGGTCGACATCATAGCGGCGGTGCCAGCAGAGTCTAAAAGCATATTGTTGCCCAAGTTAAAGGCAAAACCCATCCGTACAGCGTCAGGTATCGCCGTGGTCGCAGTCATGTGCAAACCTCACAGATGTCCACATATCAACTTCACTGGCAACATTTGCGTCTACTGCCCTGGTGGACCAGACTCCGACTTCGAGTACTCGACACAGAGTTACACAGGCTACGAGCCTACATCTATGAGGGCAATCCGTGCCCGATACAACCCGTATTTACAGACACGGCACAGAGTGGAACAGTTGAAGCAGCTCGGTCACAGTGTGGATAAAGTGGAGTTTATTGTAATGGGGGGCACATTCATGAGTCTCCCTGAAGATTATAGAGACTACTTTATAAG gaatcTGCATGATGCTCTATCTGGACACACATCCAGCTGTGTGGCAGAAGCTGTGAAATACTCCGAGAGAGCTAAAACTAAATGTATCGGAATAaccattgaaaccagaccagatTACTGTCTGCAGAGGCACATGAGTGATATGTTGAACTATGGATGTACCag GCTGGAAATTGGTGTGCAATCTGTGTATGAAGATATTGCTAGGGATACTAACAGAGGCCACACTGTAAAAGCTGTCTGTGAAAACTTTAATTTAGCTAAGGATGCTGGCTACAag ATAGTAGCTCACATGATGCCTGATCTACCCAATGTTGATTTTGAGAGGGATGTTGAGCAGTTCATTGAGTTCTTTGAGAATCCAGCTTTCCGAGCTGATGGTCTCAAGATTTATCCAACTCTGGTTATCCGAGGTACTGGCCTCTATGAGCTGTGGAAAACCGGTAGATACAGGAGCTACCCACCCTCTACTTTGGTGGATTTGATTGCCAAGATCTTAGCTTTAGTGCCCCCATGGACTAGAGTTTACag AGTGCAGCGTGATATTCCGATGCCTTTAGTATCATCGGGTGTGGAACATGGTAACTTGAGGGAGCTAGCTCTGGCTCGGATGGCAGATCTCGGTACGGACTGTAGAGATGTGAGGACAAGGGAGGTCGGCATACAGGAGATACATAACAAAGTCAGACCCTATGAG GTGGAGTTGATAAGGCGTGATTATGTAGCTAATGGTGGCTGGGAGACATTTTTATCATATGAGGACCCAGATCAAGACATTCTGGTTGGTTTGTTGCGACTCAGGAAGTGTGCAAAGGATACATACAGGCCGGAATTAAAGCCTGGACCTAACTCTAACTTCAAACAGTGCAGTATTGTCAGAGAGCTGCATGTGTATGGCTCTGTTGTTCCA GTGAATGCCCGTGATCCAACCAAGTTCCAACATCAAGGATTTGGTATGTTGCTCATGGAGGAAGCTGAACGTATAGCGAGGGAGGAGCATGGCTCGGACAAGATAGCTGTCATCTCTGGTGTTGGTACCAGGAACTATTATGCCAAGATTGGGTACCACCTTGAAGGGCCTTAtatggttaaaatgttgtga